From a single Bombus terrestris chromosome 17, iyBomTerr1.2, whole genome shotgun sequence genomic region:
- the LOC100643867 gene encoding ribonuclease Z, mitochondrial isoform X1, whose protein sequence is MLQIRTYFFKCINRNINSHGALSNNKHCTINLLTMQQREKTKKFLLHFNAKLKVLGSGAAGAPSCIYLLTDNSNYMFNCGEGTQRLGQEHQCKLSKVQNIFVTYSSWKNLGGIPGSLLTAQADGVTQINIHGPEVFDDYIKAIKPFVHLSNLKITYPLIDESKPYEDHVMRVSYVPITKVLKDTKESSSDLVDKEYHINANHKRVIDEETDKQNINTEKKMKSTPHLICYICEVHPRRGKLIIDKCINYGIPPGPLLDILKHGRDITKPDGTVVRSKDVVQPDTPKTTFIVLECPTEEYLDSILNHPTFLKYQQTESTKGEYEVFCIFHFTPENIFTTQRYQDWLKKFSSNTEHIVLNNENTCMGSEAVYKNQYLLNMLHPEIFPLLNKDCFEKDKETQSNNIHRARTAQTLEVRPVPNCLLNAEIYKEPKTYIDEVLQIPDFTNVLKELKTVISKKSAELNLDTISDYPRIVMLGTGCSVPNKVRNTSSILLRINKDCSILLDCGEGTLAQIVRFFGASESLNILRTIKAVYISHIHADHHLGLMGVLLKRKEVTDEMLYLMAPKCMTPWLNYYNGQFESVVQQYILVHNDDLYLNSHKLSKYFEITLYNKLNINEINTIYVTHCKEAYGIAITLQDNKKIVYSGDTIFCQNLIKLGQNCDLLIHEATMESGLEALAKSKLHSTTSEAIRVGKFMSAKFILLTHFSQRYSKIPFIPDKEANVGIAYDNMEFRLPQLSLLPLFYPCIKVMFNEYNKVLNE, encoded by the exons ATGTTACAAATCAGGACATATTTCTTCAAATgcattaatagaaatataaactcACATGGTGCACTATCAAATAATAAGCATTGtactataaatttattaacaatGCAGCAAAGGGAGAAGACAAAAAAATTCTTGCTGCATTTTAATGCAAAGTTAAAG GTACTTGGTAGCGGGGCAGCTGGGGCCCCATCTTGTATATATCTTTTAACTGATAATAGTAATTACATGTTTAATTGTGGAGAAGGTACTCAACGCTTAGGTCAAGAACATCAGTGTAAATTATCcaaagtacaaaatatatttgtaacataTTCTTCTTGGAAAAATCTTGGAGGTATTCCAGGTTCTCTTTTAACAGCACAAGCCGATGGCGTAacacaaataaatattcatGGCCCAGAAGTATTTGATGACTATATAAAAGCAATTAAACCATTTGTGcatttatcaaatttaaaaattacttatCCCTTAATCGACGAATCTAAACCATATGAGGATCATGTAATGAGAGTTTCATATGTACCTATAACAAAAGTTTTAAAAGATACTAAAGAAAGTTCTTCAGATTTGGTAGATAAAGAATATCATATAAATGCAAATCATAAGAGAGTTATAGATGAAGAAACAGACAAACAAAACATtaatacagaaaagaaaatgaaaagcaCTCCACATTTAATATGTTATATCTGTGAAGTCCATCCACGACgtggaaaattaataatagataaatgtataaattatggTATACCACCTGGACCACTTTTAGATATATTAAAGCATGGAAGGGATATTACTAAACCAGATGGGACTGTTGTTAGAAGTAAAGATGTAGTACAACCAGACACACCTAAAACCACCTTCATAG TTTTAGAATGTCCGACGGAAGAATATTTGGATTCCATTCTAAATCATCCTACTTTCTTAAAATATCAACAGACAGAATCAACGAAAGGAGAATATGAagtattttgcatatttcattTTACTCCTGAAAACATTTTCACTACTCAACGATATCAAGATTggttaaaaaaattttcttcaaatactGAACACATAGTTTTAAACAATGAAAATACTTGCATGGGCAGCGAAGCTgtttataaaaatcaatatttattaaatatgttgCATCCTGAAATATTTCCTCTATTAAATAAGGATTGTtttgaaaaagataaagaa acTCAAAGTAATAATATCCATCGTGCAAGAACAGCACAGACATTAGAAGTACGTCCAGTACCAAACTGTTTACTTAATGCTGAAATTTACAAAGAACCAAAGACATATATTGACGAAGTTTTACAAATTCCTGACTTTACAAAtgttttaaaagaattaaaaacagTTATTAGCAAAAAATCAGCAGAACTTAATTTAGATACTATTTCGGATTATCCACGAATTGTGATGTTAGGTACTGGTTGTAGTGTACCGAATAAAGTTAGAAATACAAGCAGTATTCTTTTACGAATTAATAAGGATTGTAGCATTTTATTGGATTGTGGAGAAGGTACCCTCGCCCAAATTGTTAGGTTTTTTGGAGCTTCGGAAAGTCTCAACATTTTACGTACTATTAAG gcTGTTTATATATCACACATACATGCAGATCACCATTTAGGACTCATGGGTGTGCTTTTAAAAAGGAAAGAGGTCACAGATGAAATGTTGTATTTGATGGCACCAAAGTGTATGACCCCTTGGTTGAATTATTATAATGGCCAATTTGAATCTGTTGTACAGCAATATATTTTAGTGCACAATGAtgatttgtatttaaattctcataagttatcaaaatattttgaaattacactttacaataaattaaatattaatgaaataaacaCAATTTATGTTACTCATTGTAAGGAAGCATATGGTATTGCTATCACTCTTCAGGATAACAAAAAAATCGTTTATAg CGGTGATACTATATTTTGTCAAAATCTTATAAAATTAGGACAAAATTGTGATTTATTAATTCATGAAGCAACCATGGAAAGCGGTCTTGAAGCATTAGCAAAAAGTAAATTGCATTCAACGACTTCTGAAGCGATAAGAGTTGGAAAATTTATGAGTGCAAAATTCATTTTACTAACGCACTTTAGTCAACGTTATTCAAAGATTCCTTTTATTCCAGACAAAGAAGCAAATGTTGGAATTGCTTATGATAATATGGAGTTTAGATTGCCGCAATTATCATTGTTGCCTCTTTTCTATCCGTGTATAAAAGTAATgtttaatgaatataataaagtatTGAATGAATAA
- the LOC100648492 gene encoding protein singed translates to MQANGAENVGPENASEKSGWTVGLINGKFKYLTAETFGFKINANGSSLKKKQLWTLEGSEQQVFLRSHLDRYLAVDQFGNVTCEAEDPSDPGCAFQIQLASDGSGRWALKNIQRGYFLGSSQDELKCMAKAPSEAEYWLVHLAARPQVNLKSAGRKRFAHLSATQDEIHVDAPVPWGEDTLFTLEFRPASIEDDGEEHSKFEGGHYALHTCNNKYLARDGKLLDSCTRDCLYAAEFHAGLLALRDLYGAYLAPIGSKAVLKSRSTTVTRDELFSLEESLPQASFVAALNQRYVSVKQGVDVTANQDEISGHETFQLEFDRVTKRWYVRTMQDRYWSLEAGGGIQASEHKRSSNALFDLIWQSEDGTVALRANNGKFLATKRSGHLYANADSVNGLDSDVSKYYFYLMNRPVLVLRCEQGFVGPKSAASSKLECNKAIYETIRVERCERGIVRFKGQNGKYWHADSEGVTVDSDIPSDGFYLELREPSRICIKHSDGRYLTAGKNGALRLGETDYESATKWEF, encoded by the exons ATGCAGGCTAACGGTGCTGAAAATGTCGGTCCTGAAAATGCAAGCGAAAAATCAGGATGGACG GTTGGATTAATAAACGGAAAGTTTAAGTATCTTACGGCTGAAACTTTTGGATTTAAAATTAACGCAAATGGTTCAAgtttaaagaaaaaacaatTGTGGACTCTAGAAGGTAGTGAACAACAGGTTTTCCTTCGATCCCATTTGGATCGTTATTTAGCAGTGGATCAGTTTGGAAATGTTACTTGTGAAGCAGAAGATCCTAGTGATCCTGGTTGCGCCTTCCAAATACAACTAGCTTCAgatg gaAGTGGAAGGTGGGCTCTGAAGAATATTCAAAGAGGATATTTCCTGGGTTCTAGTCAGGATGAACTTAAATGTATGGCCAAAGCCCCCAGTGAAGCAGAATATTGGCTGGTACATCTTGCTGCTAGACCTCag GTAAATTTAAAATCTGCCGGAAGAAAACGTTTTGCTCACTTAAGTGCAACGCAAGATGAAATTCATGTAGATGCACCAGTTCCATGGGGAGAGGATACACTTTTTACTTTAGAATTTCGTCCTGCTTCAATAGAAGATGATGGCGAAGAACATTCCAAATTTGAAGGTGGTCACTATGCTCTACATACttgtaacaataaatatttggCGCGCGATGGAAAACTTTTGGATTCTTGTACCCGGGATTGCCTTTATGCTGCTGAATTTCATGCTGGATTACTTGCACTTAG aGATTTGTATGGGGCATATTTGGCACCTATTGGAAGTAAGGCTGTTCTAAAATCAAGATCAACAACTGTGACCAGAGACGAATTGTTTTCTTTGGAAGAATCATTACCACAAGCCTCTTTCGTTGCTGCTTTAAATCAACGATATGTATCTGTGAAACAAG GAGTTGATGTGACAGCTAATCAAGATGAAATTTCTGGACATGAAACTTTCCAGTTAGAATTTGATCGTGTAACTAAAAGATGGTATGTACGTACCATGCAAGATCGTTACTGGAGTCTTGAAGCAGGAGGTGGAATTCAGGCATCAGAACACAAGCGTTCTTCCAATGCTTTGTTTGATTTGATTTGGCAATCGGAGGATGGTACAGTGGCCCTACGTGCTAACAACGGCAAATTTTTAGCAACAAAGCGTTCTGGCCATCTTTATGCTAATGCCGATTCTGTAAACGGATTGGATTCAGATGTtagcaaatattatttctatttgatGAACAGACCTgttttagtattacgttgtgaACAAGGATTTGTAGGGCCCAAAAGTGCAGCTAGTTCAAAATTAGAATGCAACAAAGCTATCTATGAAACTATTAGAGTAGAAAGATGTGAACGTGGAATTGTTAGATTTAAAG gTCAAAATGGCAAGTACTGGCACGCAGATAGCGAAGGCGTAACCGTAGATTCTGATATACCTTCCGATGGATTCTATCTAGAATTACGAGAACCTTCTCGTATTTGTATTAAACATAGCGATGGAAGATATCTTACCGCAGGAAAGAACGGAGCGTTGCGTCTTGGAGAAACAGATTATGAATCTGCTACAAAGTGGGAATTTTAA
- the LOC100649038 gene encoding SCY1-like protein 2 — protein MDVFTKLRNTVSNTISNTVQNTAYGLSQLSNVLPGNPVTREFEVTAHIASAGPSLLWKVYNGYKKSTKQEAAIFVFEKRILDKFSRNDKELILETLKRGIAQLTKLRHPQILTVQHPLEESRDSLAFATEPVLASLANVLGNHNNLPQPLPTALKDYKLHDVEIKYGLLQLGEGFTFLHGDVKLLHRNLCPESIVVNSHGAWKIFGFDFCALNQSAEGKQPQWSYVEYDISAPSIAQSNLDYQAPECILASSVGTASDIFSLGMVIYVLHSPKNLLLHESNNDLLKCKQFLENFKSSNIADRYLPTSESLRDTVKLMLHHNPELRPDAHQFVKIDYFTDIGVKTLNYLDKIFQWDNLQKSQFYKGLPQLLKQLPHRVILHRVLPALYKELFNPPMIPFVLPSIIYAMETSSVEEFREYILPNIKSVLTLDDPPQISLVLMQHADLLLRLCTTEIIKTDIVPMLLRALESEWEQLQELCLSALPNIITMIEGPVIKNAILPRMKKICLYGKESRRKSLGVKVNCLLCLAKMLPHFDRWLVLDQVLPFLQEIPHSGEPAILMAIIGIYRMLLSHSKLGTSKEILATKILPFLLPLCVEQNFSLPQYEILSNLVTEMINRVTSEHKEALKQLDAMRRETQQLDQELSQTSTMYKNINSNNDDVNIIPIVPTPNTSTSLKSLQIENGLTMDDKFRLVQQQGAHQRLQSQTPLTPTIVQPTKPPVKDLTDTLLRSNLDQLNLSMSCSKPDYSWKSSNSNQYQHFNLQGMNVKLNQKGNTCVPNSVIPRNSINYSMSQGNITINKSEFNSNVNPNTNNFPINQLEFNSNLNSNSNQKVEKLLPYDVMDLLS, from the exons atggatgtGTTTACAAAGTTACGAAACACTGTTAGCAATACAATATCCAATACTGTTCAAAACACTGCATATGGTTTATCACAATTATCAAATGTCCTTCCTGGTAATCCAGTGACCAGAGAATTTGAAGTAACTGCTCATATAGCAAGTGCGGGACCATCGTTGCTATGGAAGGTTTACAATGGTTACAAAAAATCTACAAAGCAAGAAGCAGCGATATTTGTATTTGAAAAACGTATTTTGGATAAATTTTCCAGAAACgataaagaattaattttagaaaCATTGAAAAGAGGTATCGCACAATTAACTAAATTACGTCATCCACAAATTTTAACTGTTCAACATCCTTTGGAGGAATCAAGAGATAGCTTAGCATTTGCCACTGAACCTGTATTAGCTAGTCTAGCTAATGTTTTAGGGAACCATAATAATTTACCACAACCATTACCAACAGCGTTAAAGGATTACAAGCTACATGACGTTGAAATTAAATATGGACTATTACAACTTGGAGAAggttttacatttttacatggAGATGTTAAATTATTGCACAGAAATCTATGTCCAGAATCTATTGTTGTAAATAGTCATGGAGCATGGAAAATTTTTGGGTTTGATTTTTGTGCTTTAAATCAAAGCGCCGAAGGTAAACAACCTCAGTGGTCTTACGTAGAATATGACATATCAGCTCCATCTATAGCCCAATCAAATTTGGATTATCAAGCACCAGAATGTATTTTGGCAAGTAGCGTGGGTACAGCTAGTGATATATTTTCTTTGGGAATGGTGATATATGTTTTACATTCTCCAAAGAATCTACTTCTTCATGAATCTAACAACGATTTATTGAAATGCAAAcagtttttagaaaattttaaaagttcaaatatcGCTGATAGGTATCTTCCAACTTCGGAGAGCCTTAGAGATACAGTTAAATTGATGCTACATCATAATCCTGAATTAAGACCAGATGCTCATCAGTTCGTAAAGATTGATTACTTTACAGATATAGGTGTCAAAACCCTGAATTATTTAGACAAAATTTTTCAATGGGATAACTTACAGAAATCGCAATTTTACAAAGGATTACCTCAACTTTTAAAACAATTACCACATAGAGTTATATTACATAGAGTTCTTCCAGCTTTATACAAAGAATTGTTTAATCCTCCGATGATACCATTTGTTTTACCTAGTATAATCTATGCAATGGAAACAAGTTCTGTGGAAGAATTTAGAGAATATATTTTACCGAACATTAAATCAGTTTTAACATTAGATGATCCACCACAAATTAGCCTTGTTTTAATGCAACATGCGGATTTGTTATTAAGATTATGTActacagaaataataaaaacagaTATAGTCCCAATGTTATTACGTGCTTTAGAATCAGAATGGGAACAGTTACAAGAGTTATGTTTATCAGCTTTGCCTAATATTATAACAATGATCGAAGGACCAGTGATTAAAAATGCAATTTTACCTAGAATGAAAAAGATTTGTTTATATGGGAAGGAAAGCCGCAGGAAAAGTCTTGGAGTTAAAGTTAATTGTTTATTATGTCTTGCAAAAATGCTACCGCATTTCGATCGATGGCTTGTCCTTGATCAAGTGTTACCTTTTCTCCAAGAAATTCCACACTCTGGTGAACCTGCAATTCTTATGGCCATCATag GTATTTATAGAATGTTATTAAGCCACAGTAAATTGGGAACAAGTAAAGAAATATTAGCAACAAAGATCTTACCATTTTTATTGCCACTCTGTGTTGAACAAAATTTCAGTCTACCACAATACGAAATTCTCTCAAATCTCGTGACTGAAATGATAAATCGTGTAACATCAGAGCACAAAGAAGCTTTAAAACAATTAGATGCCATGCGTCGTGAGACCCAACAATTAGATCAAGAACTTTCACAAACCTCCactatgtataaaaatattaattcaaataacGATGATGTAAATATAATTCCTATAGTTCCTACACCAAATACAAGCACAAGTTTAAAGTCTCTGCAAATTGAAAACGGATTGACAATGGATGATAAATTTCG attAGTTCAACAACAAGGAGCGCACCAAAGATTACAATCTCAAACGCCATTAACACCTACAATCGTTCAACCCACAAAACCTCCAGTAAAAGATTTAACTGATACTTTATTGAGATCTAATTTAGATCAACTAAATCTTTCAATGTCATGTTCAAAACCTGATTATTCGTGGAAATCGTCGAATTCAAATCAGTATCAGCACTTCAATTTACAAGGAatgaatgtaaaattaaatcaGAAAGGAAATACTTGTGTTCCTAATTCAGTCATTCCTCGAAACAGTATTAATTATTCTATGAGTCagggaaatattacaattaataagTCAGAGTTTAATTCAAATGTAAATcctaatacaaataattttcctATCAATCAGTTAGAATTTAATTCAAATCTGAATTCCAATTCAAatcaaaaagtagaaaaattgcTACCTTATGATGTAATGGATCTACTTAGTTAA
- the LOC100643867 gene encoding ribonuclease Z, mitochondrial isoform X2: protein MQQREKTKKFLLHFNAKLKVLGSGAAGAPSCIYLLTDNSNYMFNCGEGTQRLGQEHQCKLSKVQNIFVTYSSWKNLGGIPGSLLTAQADGVTQINIHGPEVFDDYIKAIKPFVHLSNLKITYPLIDESKPYEDHVMRVSYVPITKVLKDTKESSSDLVDKEYHINANHKRVIDEETDKQNINTEKKMKSTPHLICYICEVHPRRGKLIIDKCINYGIPPGPLLDILKHGRDITKPDGTVVRSKDVVQPDTPKTTFIVLECPTEEYLDSILNHPTFLKYQQTESTKGEYEVFCIFHFTPENIFTTQRYQDWLKKFSSNTEHIVLNNENTCMGSEAVYKNQYLLNMLHPEIFPLLNKDCFEKDKETQSNNIHRARTAQTLEVRPVPNCLLNAEIYKEPKTYIDEVLQIPDFTNVLKELKTVISKKSAELNLDTISDYPRIVMLGTGCSVPNKVRNTSSILLRINKDCSILLDCGEGTLAQIVRFFGASESLNILRTIKAVYISHIHADHHLGLMGVLLKRKEVTDEMLYLMAPKCMTPWLNYYNGQFESVVQQYILVHNDDLYLNSHKLSKYFEITLYNKLNINEINTIYVTHCKEAYGIAITLQDNKKIVYSGDTIFCQNLIKLGQNCDLLIHEATMESGLEALAKSKLHSTTSEAIRVGKFMSAKFILLTHFSQRYSKIPFIPDKEANVGIAYDNMEFRLPQLSLLPLFYPCIKVMFNEYNKVLNE from the exons atGCAGCAAAGGGAGAAGACAAAAAAATTCTTGCTGCATTTTAATGCAAAGTTAAAG GTACTTGGTAGCGGGGCAGCTGGGGCCCCATCTTGTATATATCTTTTAACTGATAATAGTAATTACATGTTTAATTGTGGAGAAGGTACTCAACGCTTAGGTCAAGAACATCAGTGTAAATTATCcaaagtacaaaatatatttgtaacataTTCTTCTTGGAAAAATCTTGGAGGTATTCCAGGTTCTCTTTTAACAGCACAAGCCGATGGCGTAacacaaataaatattcatGGCCCAGAAGTATTTGATGACTATATAAAAGCAATTAAACCATTTGTGcatttatcaaatttaaaaattacttatCCCTTAATCGACGAATCTAAACCATATGAGGATCATGTAATGAGAGTTTCATATGTACCTATAACAAAAGTTTTAAAAGATACTAAAGAAAGTTCTTCAGATTTGGTAGATAAAGAATATCATATAAATGCAAATCATAAGAGAGTTATAGATGAAGAAACAGACAAACAAAACATtaatacagaaaagaaaatgaaaagcaCTCCACATTTAATATGTTATATCTGTGAAGTCCATCCACGACgtggaaaattaataatagataaatgtataaattatggTATACCACCTGGACCACTTTTAGATATATTAAAGCATGGAAGGGATATTACTAAACCAGATGGGACTGTTGTTAGAAGTAAAGATGTAGTACAACCAGACACACCTAAAACCACCTTCATAG TTTTAGAATGTCCGACGGAAGAATATTTGGATTCCATTCTAAATCATCCTACTTTCTTAAAATATCAACAGACAGAATCAACGAAAGGAGAATATGAagtattttgcatatttcattTTACTCCTGAAAACATTTTCACTACTCAACGATATCAAGATTggttaaaaaaattttcttcaaatactGAACACATAGTTTTAAACAATGAAAATACTTGCATGGGCAGCGAAGCTgtttataaaaatcaatatttattaaatatgttgCATCCTGAAATATTTCCTCTATTAAATAAGGATTGTtttgaaaaagataaagaa acTCAAAGTAATAATATCCATCGTGCAAGAACAGCACAGACATTAGAAGTACGTCCAGTACCAAACTGTTTACTTAATGCTGAAATTTACAAAGAACCAAAGACATATATTGACGAAGTTTTACAAATTCCTGACTTTACAAAtgttttaaaagaattaaaaacagTTATTAGCAAAAAATCAGCAGAACTTAATTTAGATACTATTTCGGATTATCCACGAATTGTGATGTTAGGTACTGGTTGTAGTGTACCGAATAAAGTTAGAAATACAAGCAGTATTCTTTTACGAATTAATAAGGATTGTAGCATTTTATTGGATTGTGGAGAAGGTACCCTCGCCCAAATTGTTAGGTTTTTTGGAGCTTCGGAAAGTCTCAACATTTTACGTACTATTAAG gcTGTTTATATATCACACATACATGCAGATCACCATTTAGGACTCATGGGTGTGCTTTTAAAAAGGAAAGAGGTCACAGATGAAATGTTGTATTTGATGGCACCAAAGTGTATGACCCCTTGGTTGAATTATTATAATGGCCAATTTGAATCTGTTGTACAGCAATATATTTTAGTGCACAATGAtgatttgtatttaaattctcataagttatcaaaatattttgaaattacactttacaataaattaaatattaatgaaataaacaCAATTTATGTTACTCATTGTAAGGAAGCATATGGTATTGCTATCACTCTTCAGGATAACAAAAAAATCGTTTATAg CGGTGATACTATATTTTGTCAAAATCTTATAAAATTAGGACAAAATTGTGATTTATTAATTCATGAAGCAACCATGGAAAGCGGTCTTGAAGCATTAGCAAAAAGTAAATTGCATTCAACGACTTCTGAAGCGATAAGAGTTGGAAAATTTATGAGTGCAAAATTCATTTTACTAACGCACTTTAGTCAACGTTATTCAAAGATTCCTTTTATTCCAGACAAAGAAGCAAATGTTGGAATTGCTTATGATAATATGGAGTTTAGATTGCCGCAATTATCATTGTTGCCTCTTTTCTATCCGTGTATAAAAGTAATgtttaatgaatataataaagtatTGAATGAATAA